The window CATCAATGATGTCATTGGGAAAGAGgctttatctctttctcagtGTTAATCTCTATTCACTGGattatattatttctcattttctagtCTAATCTGTTTAGTATTATTGCTGGTTACAGCAAGAACAGCACTTGTTGGAAATAAACTGAAGAACATTTCCTTTATGTAATCAGAAATTATCTGTCAGAAGGAAAACTATAAAAGTTTCAAAATTGCTCAGTAAAGTGGTGCACAACTAAGATTCCTGCTACTGAGGTTACTGAGATTGAGCTAGGAGTTGTGAACTGCTGCAGGGCTAAAAGCAGATTGTGTATCTGTTCTAAATCTGGTACCAATATGATGAATAGCTGGGATTGAAAGGAGGGAGTGCAGGGAACAACAAGGCAGCCTAAGGAGGCATGAATTGGCGTGGgtaggaaaagaaacaaatcaaagcTTTTAAGCCAATCAGCACTGGGATCTGGTTCATGAATGGTTGCTGCATTTCTAGCATAGGGAGATACAAGATGGAAAAAGGATGGGAGAATCAGAATTAAGTtagttaaaattataatttaacttATTTGCCTTGCAGAAAGTGATTCTTCTCAGCAGataaaatgattcaaataaaataattcctccATAATTAAGGCAGATGCCTTACTTCTTTTTGCATAGACTCCAAAGGGTTTTTTgttgtaaattaaaattaatttttttcagtgtccTGAAACTCACAAAtcacaacatttttaaaataattgaataattgaCATATACTATTAAAACAATAGTTGTAACCTATAAATTTCCTTATTGTGAAAGCTGGAAAATGTATAGATCCATCTGTTTCTGATACTTACTTGTAGGGGAAATGtgcacattttaaaagtttttcttttaatccctCAACTCAATAATCCCTTCCCATGATCAAAAGGATAGTTATATTGGccagagttaattttttttctgatttaaaatttttgaatagtcAATATCTAACATTCCCATTTGATGTTTTGGGCATTTAATGAATGTCATAGCTCAATAGCATTGTTATAGctaatattatgtttattttttcctgcttttatatgtcttttgaacctcacaaaaatattattttctcaattttacagatgagaaaatgaaagctgAGAGAGGAAGTGACTTTTTAAAGAGTTCACAGGAAGTAAATAGTTGAATCAAATGTTGAGTACTTTAAAATACACTGTCAATCCTCATTTCAGTAGTTAACTGCATAAATCTTCAAGTACCtcttctgggaaaaaaattataacatgcATCCACTTCATGCTAtacaaaatatgttaaaatactcTTGCAAAAGTGTTCCAATTTCATTCTTTCAGTGCTATTACTAACCAAAAAAATTGATAGAATATGTAGCTTTGTGAAACTGCAAAATCTTGTAACTGTTCTGGGATTTATCTACTTTCTAGCAAGTCATCTGGGGCTCAGAAAACACCTGCTTTCTTTAGAAATTATCTACCAGAATGATCTAGATTTCTCGATGGGAGAAATATAGAAATCTAGATTCTAGATATTTTCCAGCTTTTAGGTCATTCTGTACTCTAAATAGCTTCCCACACACCCTCAACTTCACTAACTACTCGGTTTAGTGTTCGAAGTGGAATAAACAAACTCctcttttcaaatatatgtatgtttattgaatgtagatcaactaAATGAGAATTCAGATCCCTTAGCTAATTTTATCGTTTCCCCTTTAACGTATGGTGTTTAACTGAACggatgaaatgaatagaaccataCTCTAAAACCCTAAAGCCAATCAAACGTAGTTTATCAATTCTAGTTTGAGAGCAAGAGCTGGACTTTTGCCCAAATTGCTTGCGAGCCCTATTGTAGAAACCGTGTATGAAAGTTAAAACAAAGAATACAGTCTTTAACCTAGGAGACTGTCGCCTGCGCCTAGGGCACCCCAATCCAATTGCACTTTGGAAACGTGTGCAAGTGGAGACATTCAACTGCAATAACAGATTggatgaaagaaaagagtaatacaATTGTCCCATCCTGCGCCACCCCCACCCCACAACCCATCAGCAAATCCCCACCCTAGTGGCAGGTGGACAGTGTTGctatgaagaaaaagaatcaattgTCTAAACTCCAAACTGCCACACGCCAGACCTCCACTATTGTGTGCTTTCAATAGAAATGCAAACGAGCAGCGTGTGCCATCCACAATCTGCTCCACTAAGATTCATTATTTATTCAGGGCTTGTGCGGATTTTGGTAAAGTTTTCATTTCACCCGCAATccccatttatacttttaaaCGTGCATTGCAAATGCCGATTTCTGTCTTTAAGAATTGTATGTTAACAGCAAATAGGTCTTGTTCAATTTCTGCAGGCTAGAAGCAGTATTTCAAGTTTTGTTTTACTGTTCTTAAAGTGAAATAATCTTGAACGGTAAGATTTAGCGACAATTTTTGTCaagatctaatttttctaaaaagcaGCGATTTCGTCAGCCAAAttaacttccttttcctttttatgatttaaaagagattaaattttcAGGCTCCAGTCTGCCTAGTAACAACATAACAAAAGCGGCAGATTTCAGGCATTGTAATCCTTCAACCCCCTCCACTCAAAcacctcctctccctcctctctccctccccccacacgTGGCCTTCTGGCACGAGTCGGACAGCCTACAGCCTTATTACCATCACAATACTCCCCTGCCTCAGCCAATCAGTGTAAGGAACTCCACCAGCTGTCTTCTCAGCAGTCAGAAAGAACATAAAGAGGCTCCTGAGGAGACTCCTCTAGCATTTTACTTGGTTACCAAACGTTGCTCTCTCTACCGGGATCCTATCCATTGAGTAAGAAGCAGCCAGAAGCTTCTTCTCTTCTTTGTGgataactaatttttttccccttctcctactGAATCATGACTTTGGAAGAAATCCACAGCCAGGAGATGGTTACCGAAAGCACCAATAGGTAATTATCAACTAGCAGATGCTAGAAGGAAAGGAAACCTTTGGATTAAGCTGTAGCCAGGGCATGCTCCTGTAGGACTGGGGAGCAAGTTCTTAGAGCCTGAGCTGGAGTATTCCAACCTATGCTGGAAGGACTGCTCCGTGCTCCGTACTCCTCCTGACCTTTCAAAGTGTTTTCCTTTTGCTGTCTGCAGGATGCAGAACGCTGGAAACTTTTATTCAAATAGCtctggttctttctcctttttagcaaaaaaagatttttatagttTTTGACTGGGCTTGTAGCTACTGCTGTGGACGAGGAAAGAGAAGGTGGCAGAGTTGATTTAAGGAGGCTGTGGGGCAATTTTCCGGTGGAAAAAGGTTGAAGAAAACATCCACAATAGTAGTGTGTTGGGAAGGAAGGATATTTGAGAATCCACACTTTTACTTGCCAGTGTTCGCAGCATCTACCCAACAGACCTAGAGATCTTAACGatatttctctcctcctttctggACTTTTTCTCACCCGCATGCCTTCTTGTATTGTCCTCTAGGATGCAGGGCGCCGGGAAAGCATTGAGCGAGCTGCTGTTGTCTGCCCAACGCCAAGGCTGTCTTACTGCAGGCGTATATGAGTCTGCTAAAGTCATGAATGTGTGAGTATCCTATCAAATAGCCCCAAGTTAccgtttattattattattatttatttttattattaaagtgtGAAGTGGGAATCATTGCTAGACCATTCAAGCAACATGTagaaatagaggcagagacagTAGAACAACCTCCCCCacacttcccccccaaaaaaaaaactcaccctAAACTGTAATTTCAACGCAAAGTTGTATTCCTTGTTTTGACATTCTGtatctaatgttctttctcttgtaactttcctttccccctctataCAGCGATCCAGATAACGTGGCTTTTTGTGTCCTGGGagcagatgaggaagatgagggtGACATTGCTCTGCAAATTCACTTCACTCTCATCCAGGCTTTCTGTTGTGAAAATGACATCGATATTGTTCGAGTCAACAATATTCAGAAGCTGGCAGAGATTTTAGGTGCTCATGAAGATTCTGGGGAACCCCAAGATCTACATTGCATTTTAATTACAGTAAGTATCATTCGATGCTGTTCACTTCTCTCTTACCTAACATCAAAGATAAATTGATGTGATCTGAATATAGTAAAATGCTtgaatatttcccttttcttcttcattgcaGAATCCCAATGAGAATTCCTGGAAAGATCCAGCTTTAGAAAAACTAAGCTTGTTCTGTGAAGAGAGCCGAAATGTAAATGACTGGGTACCCACTATCACTCTGCCTGAATGAGGAGGATAGTTCAAGGCGCTGGGGGGAGCCTTAAAACCTTTGTTGTCGAATCAACTTGGTTCTACACACCTGGGCTAACCAAACAACCGGTGGCCGATTCTGTAGATTAGCATGGAGGAGAAATCAGAATTGAGCTGCTTGGAATGGCATACAGTGGGCCGTTGccaaaagaagagaggagagtgaACACACTGTGTCCGTGATTGGTTAATGCCCACCAATAAGCCTTTATAGTGCTTCTGCACTGGAGAAGATGGCTTACCTTGGAGCTGAAAGAATATTGGAAGTTTATAAATCAGATGAAACTGTCTTGATAAGGAGAACAGGttcaggaaagggggaaaaaatagctACTAGAAGCTGAAACTGAGCTGTTCAGCAAAAAAGGGAGACTGGGTCATGGATCCTTGGACTTAAGTAAAAATTGCGATTAAACAACCTTATTTACTAGGGactaatgcatttttttcaaaattgattaTTGCAGTAATCCTAAAAGAAGTGGTGCTCTTGATGAAGCAATGATGGAAGTTTACAATAATAAACTTATTGAAAATGAAGTATCCTATTTGCTTCTTTTGCTTTGGGGAGGTAAAACAAGAATTCCAAAACCATTTCTAGGCAGCATGCTTGTTTGAATCTTCACACTTTACAACTTACTATGGCAACTCAAGCAAACTGTTCCCAGGAGGAACAAAGTTCTTTTCATACTTTTCCCTTTAAGAAATCCAAATATTCTAAAGTAGTAGCTAACTgaagataaaagcaaataaattttttccattcaattagATAATTTGACCTTTTGGCTTCTCTCCTCTATTCTTTGCTACAACTGGTTATCACAATGTCTGGCACTGCATACTTAATAAGCTCTGCTTTTGTGGTAGGTGGCCTTTGTATTCTCCTTGAGTGATTTGACAGACTAGTCCCTAAAGAAATTTTTGTGTCATAAAGCAACTATGAACATTTTAAGCACATCCAGCAATAATTACAAAAGCAGCTatattaaatattacatttaatgGCTGCATTTgatattgcttttaatttttttaattttgtttttaaattttttcaattaacagaagtctttttctctcccactattctgcctcttaaaaatgaaaaaaaaaaaaaattaacaaaccttagggaaataaaataaattcccacattgtccatatgtccaaaatatatatttaagtctATATCCCATCACTTTCAGGAGGGTGGGTAGCATGCTTTATCATCCTCTGGAGTTCTACTTGGTCATTGttttgatcaaagttcttaagtttttttaaagttatttgtctttacaatgttggaTAACTTCATTGGAGCATGAATTACTCAATATTACTCTTGTCTTCGTAGCTCAACAAAGATTTGACTACTTACATCTGCTATAACtactttgagttttcttcttccataCACAATGGGACCATTATTCACAAATTTATTTGCAGTCTTACaagatccttttttaaaagttactttttaaaaataatgtggaaaTTGCTTTTGCCTCTGCACTGATATGGAAAACTTGCTACATGAATGCAAATTGGGAATATCTGTGATTTATGTCTTCAAAAAATTTTGTAGTTTTACTGAGAGGGTGACTTGTCTATAGTCATACAGCCAGTTAGAtctttgaattcaaattccacctgaCTCCAGGGTTGACCTTAGATCTATTCATTTTcttacaagattaaaaaaaatcccttaaccAAAAAACATGGTTAAGGAACATTTTGACTAAAATGCAACCTTTATGTTAGgttaatattatattacaaaaatTCACATGCTAATTTCACATAGTCTCATAACATTTAGTGGAGGGtgtttggtttgatttgttttttttctcagaaaaaaactcaatttttttatatatataatactttaattttctccaattacatgtaaacattttttaaaacattcattttgagttcaaaatgtttctccctccctccttttttccctccccaaaacatcaagcaatctgatctaggttatacatatgcaaccatgtaaacatatttctccATTAATCATGTTATTAAAGAAGCagcagaacaaaaaggaaaagtcacctcaaaaaggaaaaatagtatgcttcaatctgctttCAAATTCCAGTAGTTCTTTCTCTATGTGGATGgcattttggaattgtctttgggTTGTTATATTTCTGAGAAGATTTGAAtcaatcagagttgatcattacacaatattgctgttattgtgaacaatgttttcgttctgctcacttcactcagtaatCAGTTAGGTGCCAATTCTGTCAACATtaaaggaaatactaaagaaatCTTTTGTAtctatagatccttttcccttttttataatttttttggaatatagatctggttgttgaatcaaaaggtatacacaatttggtgccttttgggcatagttccaaattgctctctagaatgcttggatcaattcacagctccaccaacaatgtattaatgtcccagttttcccacatctccaacatttataattttctttttctgttatcttagccaatctaataggtatgaggtggtactttaagagttattttaatttgcatttctctaatcaatggtgacttagaacattttattcctttttgatctattctTTCACAACTCTAACGTGGAAATATGATTTATAGGATAGTACATTTGTAAACTACAttaaactgcttgccatctttggaagggggaagaaagggaagaagggaaaaaaaaattggaattcaaaatctttgaCATGtaacaagggaaaaataaaataatgtttaaaataaaaataaaatgaaaaatatgtacacacgtaataaatatatacaaatgtatatgtgtgtgtgtgtgtgtgtgtgtgtgtgtacatacatatatatgtaaaagaaagCTACAGAGGAAagcactagaaaaaaaataaaacagcttgATGAAAGAGGTACAAAATCATAACCAAGCAGCAAGCACTCTAAAAATCAGAATGAGCCAAATAGAAATTGATGACacaaagaaatgataagatttcaAGAAAACAATTGACTTGTAAAATAAATCAAGGAAAGAGCTTAAGAACTGTAGGATGTACATTTTAGACAAagagtaatactataagcaaattagaagaacaaaggataatctacctctcagatttttagagaaggaaggaatttgtgacttaAGATAGAGTACATCTTGGAATgtaaaattgatcattttgattatattaagttaataagtttttgtacacacaaaaccaatgcagacaagattagaagggaaacaataaactggggagAAATTTTccaagggctctgataaaggtttcatttctaaaatagagaattgactcaaatgtataagaatacaagccattctccaattaataaatagtcaaagaatatgaacagacaattttcagatgaagaaattaaaatcatttctagtcatatgaaaaaatactctgaatcactcttggtcagagaaatgcaaattaaggcaactctgatgtatcactacatacctcccagactggctaagaagacaggaaaagataatgaatgttagaggagatatggagaaactgggacactaatacattgttggtggggttgtgaactgattcaactattctggagagcaatatactcaaagggctatcaaactgtgcatatctgtGAAATCCAGGTTAGCTCCCTGttgacctcagaatcagccagatacaagatcagcaaaagtccttggtctttagggggagaagtaaaggagatggatgaAAATTCCATgagctctccacaacctcctctctccttcttgtccacagccaaagtgaccctggcttgtcttactccaccccctaatccctcttaTAATTATCTGTACTCAACAAAAGATCaggccagcacagaatagtgagaagggccattttccaagcatatgctaatagagttattgtccaacaggtaattagccttaagtgcttggttgtctcaTTTCAGTGCACATATTCAGAGTTTTAcccctttacatctcccactttcattttagaacacaggtggtcacgccatccctgacttctcagagaggtgagaaccccaaaaaggaggtgatcatgccccctctgacttctcagggaggtgagaaccccaaaaaggaggtgatcatgcctcctctgacttctcaagaagggaggTGAAAAACACTAAGGGGAAGTGGGGAgacaagccagatattgttagcaggtttcttgGACTGAAGGGTTTTACTacaaacaggtatgcacaaacccatcagcatgggaggtattacacaagcacatagcaatgaAGCAAAGGCTATTAGTAATGACTCTctccacagtcagtgcaggctcgatgtgttgtaacaaacatgaattgtacatataagtagtgatataacaaacaatatg of the Sarcophilus harrisii chromosome 1, mSarHar1.11, whole genome shotgun sequence genome contains:
- the GADD45G gene encoding growth arrest and DNA damage-inducible protein GADD45 gamma, encoding MTLEEIHSQEMVTESTNRMQGAGKALSELLLSAQRQGCLTAGVYESAKVMNVDPDNVAFCVLGADEEDEGDIALQIHFTLIQAFCCENDIDIVRVNNIQKLAEILGAHEDSGEPQDLHCILITNPNENSWKDPALEKLSLFCEESRNVNDWVPTITLPE